A DNA window from Candidatus Sulfidibacterium hydrothermale contains the following coding sequences:
- a CDS encoding TonB-dependent receptor: MKRTNLLLTLLVSLVFAGATFAQGVVQGIVMDANSHETLVGATVVVEGTTAGITTNLDGSFTLIAPAGNQKIKVSYVGYEPKEISLTIKNGATYNLGKINLKSSSIGLQQVNVLASVAVDRKTPVAVSTINSKTISNNLGTRDLPAVMVNTPNVYVTPTGGGYGDSRINVRGFDQRNVAVLINGIPVNDMENGWVYWSNWAGLGDATRTIQIQRGLGASKLAINSVGGTINIITKTSDMNKGGSIYMSTTDYGLTKEMLTLSTGKLKSGTSITFVGSHTSGTSYIDATWVKAWSYFLSVSQEINKNNQLVFTLIGAPQEHGQRNSYYMLTQEMYDKYGPKYNENWGWRGGELLNERVNYYHKPQMALNWYWKINDKAHLATSAYYSFGTGGGSGPLGYNTTGHYYKYEPPKTAFGQYDWDAMGEWNANNIDTANAREVGAYTVYNGDTTFMARSQHIIRNSVNNHQWYGLLSTLNYNFSDMLKLTAGIDFRHYKGEHYREVRDLLGGDYWYDYKFGATKVGDKIAYWNDGIVTYGGLFAQLEYTKGIFNAFATGTFSNTWDTRVDYYNYTPGVGERSETLSNVGYDFKLGANVNISERSNFFLHGGFYSRVPFFRFMFLNYTNEVNTELKNEKISAIEAGYNYIAPKFTARVNVYYTVWSDISLLTGFVADNGSYVNAFMSNLKEVHKGIEITGTWKANRWMRLGGMINLGDWRYANDATARLYDDQTHQPIGTGTIYTDNLRIGDQPQNSFGAHGSFKITRKITLSAHYLYYANLYAHFTPETRKDPNDRAQAYKLPNYGMLNMRLGWAFKIAGMDSYFNWNVYNVTDNITLVEAEDQYDAATGTHVFKKGFWSWGRNMNFSLKIKF; encoded by the coding sequence ATGAAACGTACAAATTTACTATTAACCCTGCTGGTCAGCCTTGTTTTTGCAGGTGCTACCTTTGCCCAGGGTGTTGTACAGGGCATCGTGATGGATGCCAACAGCCATGAAACGCTTGTAGGCGCTACCGTGGTTGTTGAAGGAACGACGGCTGGTATTACGACCAACCTGGATGGAAGTTTTACGCTGATTGCCCCCGCCGGGAATCAGAAAATCAAGGTCAGCTATGTGGGTTATGAACCCAAAGAAATCAGCCTGACCATCAAAAACGGAGCTACCTACAATTTAGGTAAAATCAACCTGAAAAGCAGCTCCATCGGTTTGCAACAGGTAAACGTTCTGGCTTCTGTAGCTGTTGACAGAAAAACACCTGTAGCTGTATCCACCATCAATTCGAAAACCATTAGCAACAATTTAGGAACAAGAGATTTACCGGCTGTAATGGTAAATACTCCTAACGTCTATGTTACACCTACCGGCGGCGGTTATGGTGACTCTCGTATTAACGTTCGTGGTTTCGACCAGAGAAACGTTGCTGTATTAATTAACGGTATTCCGGTAAACGACATGGAAAATGGTTGGGTTTACTGGTCAAACTGGGCAGGTTTGGGTGATGCTACCCGTACCATTCAGATTCAGCGTGGTTTAGGTGCTTCTAAACTGGCTATCAACTCTGTAGGAGGTACTATCAACATCATTACCAAAACCTCTGACATGAACAAAGGTGGTTCCATTTACATGTCCACCACTGATTATGGTTTGACAAAAGAAATGTTGACCCTTTCTACTGGTAAACTGAAAAGCGGAACCTCCATTACTTTCGTGGGTTCACATACTTCAGGAACCAGCTACATTGACGCTACCTGGGTAAAAGCCTGGTCTTATTTCTTGTCGGTTTCACAGGAAATCAACAAAAACAACCAGTTGGTATTTACTTTGATTGGTGCTCCGCAGGAACACGGTCAACGTAACAGTTACTACATGCTGACTCAGGAAATGTATGACAAATACGGCCCCAAATACAACGAAAACTGGGGATGGCGTGGTGGCGAACTGTTGAACGAACGCGTCAACTATTACCACAAACCGCAAATGGCTTTGAACTGGTACTGGAAAATTAATGACAAAGCGCATTTAGCTACTTCAGCTTACTATTCATTTGGTACAGGTGGTGGTTCTGGTCCTTTGGGATATAACACTACCGGACACTACTACAAATATGAGCCGCCCAAGACTGCTTTTGGTCAATATGACTGGGATGCCATGGGAGAATGGAATGCTAACAACATTGATACAGCCAATGCCCGCGAAGTTGGTGCTTACACTGTATACAATGGTGACACAACCTTCATGGCCCGTTCACAGCACATCATTCGTAATTCTGTAAACAACCACCAGTGGTATGGTTTACTCTCCACTTTGAATTACAACTTCAGCGATATGTTGAAACTGACTGCCGGTATTGACTTCCGTCATTATAAAGGTGAACACTACCGCGAAGTAAGAGACTTGCTGGGTGGTGATTACTGGTATGATTATAAATTTGGTGCCACAAAAGTTGGTGACAAAATTGCTTACTGGAATGACGGTATCGTTACTTACGGTGGTTTGTTTGCTCAGTTAGAATACACAAAAGGTATTTTCAATGCTTTTGCTACCGGTACTTTCTCCAATACTTGGGATACCCGTGTTGACTATTATAACTACACTCCTGGTGTTGGTGAACGTAGTGAAACACTTTCCAACGTAGGTTATGACTTCAAATTGGGTGCCAACGTAAATATTTCGGAAAGAAGTAACTTCTTCTTGCATGGTGGATTTTATTCACGTGTACCTTTCTTCCGTTTCATGTTCCTGAATTACACCAATGAGGTGAATACAGAACTCAAAAACGAAAAGATTTCCGCTATTGAAGCCGGTTACAATTACATTGCACCTAAATTCACTGCTCGTGTTAATGTATACTACACCGTTTGGTCAGACATTTCACTGCTTACCGGTTTTGTTGCCGATAACGGAAGTTATGTAAACGCTTTCATGTCAAACCTGAAAGAAGTTCACAAAGGTATCGAAATCACAGGTACATGGAAAGCTAACCGCTGGATGCGTCTGGGTGGTATGATCAACTTAGGTGACTGGAGATATGCTAATGACGCTACCGCCAGACTGTATGATGATCAGACTCATCAACCGATTGGAACCGGAACCATTTATACCGATAACCTGAGAATTGGTGACCAACCGCAAAATTCTTTCGGTGCACACGGTTCTTTCAAAATCACCCGGAAAATCACGCTGAGTGCTCATTATCTGTATTATGCTAATTTGTATGCCCACTTTACACCGGAAACACGTAAAGATCCTAATGACCGTGCTCAGGCTTACAAACTGCCGAACTACGGTATGCTGAACATGCGTCTCGGTTGGGCTTTCAAAATTGCTGGTATGGATTCCTACTTCAACTGGAATGTATATAACGTAACTGACAACATTACCTTAGTTGAAGCAGAAGACCAATACGATGCAGCTACTGGAACCCACGTTTTCAAAAAAGGTTTCTGGAGCTGGGGACGTAACATGAACTTCTCACTGAAAATCAAATTCTAA
- a CDS encoding alkaline phosphatase family protein produces MKKFLHLFIVIALLSGTFVFPSCNQKTNEKQAVSTNTTQKPYVIMLSLDGFRWDYPNHAHTPVLDSLKKVGVFGEIIPCFPSKTFPNHYSMATGLYPDHHGIVLNNFYAPDLKMRYSISDRKSVGNGVFYGGEPIWVTAKKQGVHTATLYWVGSEAAIEGIRPDIWYPYNHTLPFTSRIDSLVRWLSFPESKRPHLILWYYPEPDGYGHHYGPGGEKTKEMVEQLDRWLGQFFTAMRRLPIYSQLNFIITSDHGMGPISNKREIILDHYIDTANLQYIDGNNPVYNFGVKPGKLETVYTKLKNIPHLQVWKHDSLPLRLHYGTNVRTHDLTVAADSNWSIYWSWHIGHGKGTHGYDNAWRAMHAIFYAAGPAFKKGYQQKSFGNVDLYPLIAKILNLQPVKTDGQLSDVKGMLEK; encoded by the coding sequence ATGAAAAAATTTTTACATCTTTTTATCGTCATTGCACTGTTATCCGGAACGTTTGTTTTTCCGTCATGTAATCAAAAAACAAATGAAAAACAGGCTGTTTCGACAAATACAACCCAAAAGCCCTATGTGATTATGCTGTCGCTTGACGGCTTCCGGTGGGATTATCCCAACCATGCTCACACCCCCGTATTAGATTCCCTGAAAAAAGTGGGGGTTTTTGGTGAAATCATTCCCTGCTTTCCATCCAAAACTTTTCCGAACCATTACAGTATGGCTACCGGACTCTATCCGGATCACCATGGCATTGTTTTGAATAATTTTTACGCTCCGGACTTAAAAATGCGGTATAGTATCTCTGACAGAAAATCAGTAGGTAATGGCGTTTTTTATGGCGGAGAACCCATTTGGGTAACCGCCAAAAAACAGGGCGTACACACGGCAACTCTTTACTGGGTGGGCTCTGAAGCTGCCATCGAAGGCATCCGCCCCGATATCTGGTATCCTTACAATCACACCCTTCCTTTTACGTCAAGGATCGACAGTTTGGTTCGCTGGCTATCGTTCCCTGAATCAAAACGTCCGCATCTTATTCTATGGTATTATCCTGAACCAGACGGCTATGGGCATCATTACGGACCAGGAGGAGAAAAAACAAAAGAAATGGTAGAACAATTAGACCGCTGGCTGGGACAGTTTTTCACGGCTATGCGCCGGCTTCCCATTTACAGCCAATTGAATTTTATCATTACTTCTGACCATGGTATGGGCCCCATTTCCAACAAGAGAGAAATTATTCTTGACCATTATATTGATACCGCAAACCTGCAGTATATAGACGGAAATAATCCGGTGTATAATTTTGGAGTAAAACCGGGAAAACTGGAAACAGTTTATACGAAGTTAAAAAACATTCCCCATCTCCAGGTTTGGAAACATGACAGTCTTCCTCTGCGCCTGCATTACGGAACCAATGTAAGAACCCACGATTTAACGGTTGCCGCCGATTCAAACTGGAGTATCTACTGGTCTTGGCATATCGGTCATGGAAAAGGAACACACGGCTACGATAACGCCTGGAGGGCCATGCACGCCATCTTTTATGCTGCGGGCCCAGCCTTTAAAAAAGGTTATCAACAAAAAAGTTTCGGAAATGTGGATCTTTATCCGCTAATCGCAAAAATCCTAAATCTGCAACCCGTAAAAACAGACGGACAGCTTTCGGATGTAAAAGGCATGTTGGAAAAATAA
- a CDS encoding TonB-dependent receptor yields the protein MKGKFLFIFWVSLFSFVQLQAQTWITGRIINANNQKPVSNAHIILNKGKTGQISGANGTFRFFFKKKKGAFMVEHLGFKKQTVFFKANGDTTRLPDIQLQPEIYALNEINVKAEIITDKKTPVNVTTLSARTIESRIGDQPLPLIFNSIPGVFSVREGGGSGDARLSIRGFQQDNVALLLNGIPINGGENGLIYWSNWLGLSEAAANIQVQKGPGFSNLTSNAVGGSINIITRTNHRPKGGSITFQMTDYGNQKITLNLNSGKLSNGWNFSFLGSYYSGDGYVDATYVHGFSYFFSANKQINKRNHLNITLLGAPQHHGQRTQRLTNQEENEYGNKYNKDWGGLDGKILNASENFYHKPFLTITHDFKINATSKWSNTIFVTYGYGGGKWSEGFHYAPSIFTYRTPSGQIDWQTIYEQNATNQQKYVLANGDTVTGYSLHVLTDFLASHIHTGFTSTYEKQFSHKWKLTTGLYYSYLNSYLREKITDLMGGDFFIEDYAWSLSGVAGRNQIKHVGDIIKVDNNSIIHRLSAYSRLLFTDKSWQGYLAVNGNNQWYSRIDRFNYISNTKSPVVSRTGFDLRSGLSFTPFFQHNFYVNGAFISRVPYFKYVFGNFNNTPVQGLENEHIKTIETGYRYQNTAFKSSITLFYTRWENVSMLSNEYVQLSDNSQSRAMIHGLNSVHKGIEVSFRYKAGNNVTLGGIASFGDYRWQNDVSATLINDNNVVVDTVHVYARNLYVGGTAQQQLRAFADFKIGKTFSVHIDWNWYDKIFADFDPINRTDPADRQQPYAFPAYQIVNASLSLPFRIGELPALFRLNGYNLFNRIHIETGQDGLQHDLDTFTGFWSYGIHFNLTLKIYL from the coding sequence ATGAAAGGAAAATTTCTTTTTATTTTTTGGGTGAGTTTGTTTTCTTTTGTTCAATTACAAGCACAAACCTGGATCACTGGACGCATTATCAACGCAAATAACCAGAAACCTGTCAGCAATGCCCACATTATTTTAAATAAGGGAAAAACGGGACAGATCAGCGGGGCCAATGGCACCTTCCGGTTCTTTTTTAAAAAGAAAAAAGGGGCTTTTATGGTAGAACACCTTGGTTTTAAAAAACAAACGGTTTTCTTTAAAGCGAACGGCGACACCACCCGCCTACCCGACATTCAGCTTCAGCCGGAAATTTACGCACTCAATGAAATTAATGTCAAAGCAGAAATTATTACCGATAAAAAAACACCGGTAAATGTAACTACCCTGTCGGCCCGGACCATCGAAAGCCGTATCGGCGACCAACCTCTTCCTTTGATTTTCAATTCAATACCCGGTGTTTTTAGTGTTCGCGAGGGAGGCGGCAGCGGCGATGCCCGTTTGTCTATCCGCGGCTTCCAACAAGATAATGTCGCCCTGCTGTTAAATGGTATTCCGATCAACGGCGGAGAAAACGGCTTGATCTACTGGAGTAACTGGCTGGGACTTTCAGAAGCAGCAGCAAACATTCAGGTTCAAAAAGGCCCCGGATTTTCTAACCTTACATCCAATGCCGTAGGAGGAAGTATTAATATTATCACCCGGACCAATCATCGGCCTAAAGGCGGAAGCATCACTTTTCAAATGACCGATTATGGCAATCAAAAAATAACACTTAACCTGAACAGTGGAAAGCTAAGCAACGGATGGAATTTTTCATTTCTTGGCTCCTATTACAGTGGAGATGGATATGTCGATGCCACTTACGTTCATGGATTTTCCTATTTCTTCAGCGCCAACAAACAAATTAATAAACGGAATCATTTGAATATTACCCTGCTTGGAGCCCCACAACATCATGGGCAACGGACACAACGCCTGACAAATCAGGAAGAAAACGAATATGGGAACAAATACAATAAAGACTGGGGCGGACTGGACGGAAAAATACTCAACGCTTCAGAAAACTTCTATCATAAACCGTTTTTAACCATAACCCACGACTTCAAAATTAATGCCACCAGCAAATGGTCTAATACGATTTTTGTAACTTATGGCTACGGAGGCGGGAAATGGTCCGAAGGATTTCATTATGCCCCATCAATCTTCACTTACCGAACTCCATCTGGTCAAATCGACTGGCAGACGATCTACGAACAAAATGCCACCAACCAGCAAAAATACGTACTGGCCAATGGGGATACCGTTACCGGATATTCGCTTCATGTTCTCACCGATTTTCTGGCCAGCCACATTCATACCGGTTTCACGAGTACCTATGAAAAACAATTTAGCCACAAATGGAAACTCACTACCGGTTTATATTACAGTTATCTCAATTCCTACCTGAGAGAAAAAATTACCGACCTAATGGGAGGAGACTTTTTTATTGAAGATTATGCCTGGTCGCTGAGCGGGGTAGCCGGCAGAAATCAAATTAAACATGTAGGAGATATTATTAAGGTAGATAACAACTCCATCATCCACCGCTTATCGGCTTATAGCCGGTTACTTTTTACAGATAAATCATGGCAAGGCTATCTGGCCGTCAATGGCAATAATCAATGGTACAGCCGCATAGACCGGTTTAATTACATTTCAAATACGAAAAGTCCGGTGGTCAGCCGCACAGGATTTGACTTACGGAGCGGATTAAGCTTTACGCCGTTTTTTCAACATAATTTTTATGTCAATGGAGCATTCATTTCGCGGGTACCTTATTTTAAATACGTTTTTGGAAATTTCAACAACACCCCCGTACAAGGACTCGAGAATGAACACATAAAAACCATTGAAACCGGATACCGATATCAAAATACGGCTTTTAAATCTTCAATTACACTTTTTTACACCCGATGGGAAAACGTATCGATGCTAAGTAATGAATATGTGCAGTTATCGGATAATTCACAATCGAGGGCAATGATTCACGGGTTAAACAGTGTACACAAAGGCATAGAAGTTTCTTTCCGGTATAAAGCCGGGAACAACGTCACACTAGGCGGAATAGCTTCTTTCGGAGATTACCGCTGGCAAAATGATGTCTCAGCAACATTAATTAATGATAACAACGTAGTGGTGGATACCGTTCATGTATATGCACGTAATTTATATGTGGGAGGTACGGCCCAACAACAGCTCCGGGCCTTTGCTGATTTCAAAATAGGGAAAACCTTTTCTGTTCATATCGACTGGAACTGGTATGACAAAATATTTGCTGATTTTGATCCGATAAACCGTACCGATCCTGCCGACCGTCAACAGCCATACGCATTTCCGGCATATCAGATAGTTAATGCGTCACTCTCTTTACCTTTCCGAATCGGAGAACTTCCCGCTTTATTCCGGCTGAACGGCTATAACCTGTTTAATCGGATACATATAGAAACCGGACAAGATGGTCTGCAACATGATTTAGATACTTTTACCGGCTTTTGGTCTTATGGAATTCACTTTAATTTAACATTGAAAATATATCTGTAA
- a CDS encoding ATP-binding protein yields the protein MDILFEIHNRLIENTPVEFKRSLFEKMNWDARLIEINGPRGVGKTTLMLQYIKLNFKRNDHSVLYFSADDPYFYMNSMVDTVDKFVKYGGRHIFIDEVHKYIPKYKNTDWSGEIKAIYDRYPGLKIVFSGSSVIRLHKGIGDLSRRVSSYFLPGLSFREFLQFDQHFRYDVIKIEDIVRRHESIAKDISSRIIILRAFQNYLKYGYYAFSYEDKEKYSEKLKNIIAVILESDIPSVVDIPFVSVNKMKKLLHVLATSSPYTPNLTALGEKIGVADHRTLLRYLDYLEKATLLRSLSQKAIGNTILRKPEKLYISNTNFVFALEPERIDKGTLREIFFFSQTAINHVITLPKNGDFLLNNQYVFEVGGKRKSRKQIGNSKNAFVVADDIEYGVFNKIPLWLFGFLY from the coding sequence ATGGACATTTTATTTGAGATACACAACAGGCTGATAGAAAATACACCTGTTGAATTTAAACGTTCGCTTTTTGAAAAAATGAACTGGGATGCGCGTCTTATTGAAATCAACGGGCCGAGAGGGGTGGGAAAAACCACATTGATGTTACAATATATAAAATTGAATTTCAAAAGAAATGACCATTCTGTACTTTATTTTTCTGCTGATGATCCTTATTTTTATATGAACAGTATGGTTGATACTGTTGACAAGTTTGTTAAATATGGCGGACGTCATATTTTTATTGATGAGGTGCATAAATATATACCCAAGTATAAAAATACGGATTGGTCCGGTGAAATAAAAGCTATTTATGACAGATACCCGGGATTGAAAATTGTATTTTCAGGCTCTTCGGTTATTCGGCTGCATAAAGGTATTGGTGATTTGAGTCGCCGGGTTAGTTCTTATTTTCTTCCCGGATTATCGTTCAGAGAATTCCTTCAATTTGATCAACACTTCCGGTATGATGTCATTAAAATAGAAGATATTGTTCGTCGTCATGAATCCATTGCCAAAGATATTTCGTCAAGAATTATTATCCTTCGGGCTTTTCAGAATTATTTGAAGTATGGATATTATGCTTTTTCTTACGAAGACAAAGAAAAATATTCTGAAAAGTTGAAAAATATCATTGCCGTTATTCTGGAATCTGATATCCCTTCCGTGGTGGACATTCCTTTTGTAAGCGTGAACAAAATGAAAAAATTACTTCATGTACTGGCAACATCTTCTCCATATACTCCCAATCTGACTGCTCTTGGTGAAAAAATCGGGGTTGCTGATCATCGGACTCTATTGAGATATTTGGATTATCTGGAAAAAGCAACATTGTTGCGAAGTCTTAGCCAAAAAGCAATAGGAAATACTATTCTGCGCAAACCTGAAAAACTTTATATTTCGAATACTAATTTTGTTTTTGCTTTGGAACCTGAACGAATAGACAAAGGAACGTTGCGCGAAATTTTCTTTTTTAGTCAGACAGCTATTAATCATGTCATAACTTTGCCAAAAAATGGTGATTTTTTGCTAAATAATCAATATGTTTTTGAAGTAGGTGGTAAAAGAAAAAGCCGGAAACAAATCGGAAACTCTAAAAATGCGTTTGTTGTTGCGGACGATATTGAATATGGCGTGTTTAATAAAATCCCGTTGTGGCTTTTCGGCTTTTTGTATTGA
- a CDS encoding NAD(P)/FAD-dependent oxidoreductase gives MGYKQINLKLPPDYTPEQLRHKIAQTLHINEFSFQITHKSLDARKKNFIHWEIRLLVRSPEIKGGEPEKQPALEIPYKKRKQKAIVVGSGPAGFFAAFVLQKAGLQTTLIERGTEIEKRSREIEHFEKTATFHPKSNYAFGEGGAGTFSDGKLTSRSKRISLERQFILKSYVDAGAPEEILYLAHPHLGTDKLRKIVKNLRHSFENLGGQLLFETQMTDLNIKDGRVLAIETETGTLDADYFILATGHSAFETYRLLIRKGVGFHTKNFAIGSRMEHPQELINRAQWGVKQLKGVKAAEYRLTSPGIEGHPVYSFCMCPGGVVVPATAYENTNIVNGMSRYLRNGNFANAACVAALNLNQMLRREVSAPEALDWLEKLEQNFYRYTSGYAAPFCSIKDFISQKITSANNQTSYPMGIVQAPLWELLPSEISRAMRKGLTDFIRKMKGFEEGNLLGLESKTSAPIQADRDKNGRCSGFENLYIVGEGSGYAGGIVSSAADGIKAAMNILSR, from the coding sequence ATGGGATACAAACAAATTAACCTTAAACTGCCGCCGGATTACACACCGGAACAACTTCGCCATAAAATAGCCCAAACGCTGCACATCAACGAATTTTCGTTCCAAATTACACACAAAAGCCTCGATGCCCGCAAAAAAAACTTTATCCACTGGGAAATCCGGCTGCTGGTTCGTTCGCCCGAAATAAAAGGCGGCGAACCGGAAAAACAACCCGCTTTGGAAATCCCGTACAAAAAAAGAAAACAAAAAGCCATTGTGGTTGGCAGCGGCCCGGCCGGATTTTTTGCAGCCTTTGTCCTGCAAAAAGCCGGTCTGCAAACCACCCTTATCGAACGCGGCACCGAAATAGAAAAGCGGAGCCGCGAGATTGAACACTTCGAGAAAACGGCCACTTTTCACCCCAAAAGCAATTACGCTTTTGGCGAAGGCGGTGCCGGTACTTTTTCTGACGGCAAACTCACCTCACGCAGCAAACGCATCTCGCTCGAAAGACAGTTCATCCTGAAAAGCTATGTAGATGCCGGCGCGCCTGAAGAAATACTATACCTTGCCCACCCCCATCTCGGAACCGACAAGCTGAGAAAGATTGTCAAAAATCTGCGGCATTCGTTCGAAAATCTTGGCGGGCAACTGCTTTTCGAAACCCAAATGACCGACCTAAATATAAAAGATGGACGCGTTTTGGCCATTGAAACAGAAACAGGAACATTGGATGCCGACTACTTTATTCTTGCCACCGGACATTCCGCTTTCGAAACGTACCGCCTGCTCATTCGCAAAGGCGTTGGTTTCCATACCAAAAATTTCGCTATTGGCAGTCGCATGGAACATCCGCAAGAACTTATCAACCGGGCGCAGTGGGGCGTAAAACAACTCAAAGGAGTCAAAGCAGCCGAATACCGGCTTACTTCACCGGGCATCGAAGGACATCCGGTGTATAGCTTTTGCATGTGTCCGGGCGGCGTGGTAGTCCCGGCCACCGCATACGAAAATACCAACATTGTCAACGGCATGAGCCGGTACCTGCGCAACGGAAATTTTGCCAACGCCGCCTGCGTGGCCGCCCTTAACCTGAATCAGATGCTTCGACGGGAAGTGTCGGCACCGGAGGCCCTCGACTGGCTTGAAAAACTGGAGCAAAATTTCTACCGTTACACTTCGGGATATGCCGCCCCTTTTTGCAGCATCAAAGATTTTATCAGCCAAAAAATTACTTCGGCAAACAACCAAACAAGTTACCCCATGGGAATTGTACAGGCCCCTCTGTGGGAACTGCTTCCATCCGAAATAAGCCGTGCCATGCGAAAAGGGCTTACCGACTTTATCCGGAAAATGAAAGGTTTTGAAGAAGGTAACCTGCTGGGACTCGAAAGCAAAACCTCCGCTCCCATTCAGGCCGACCGCGACAAAAACGGACGCTGTTCCGGTTTCGAAAACCTATATATCGTCGGCGAAGGCAGCGGTTATGCCGGCGGTATTGTTTCCAGCGCTGCCGATGGGATCAAAGCCGCCATGAATATCCTATCCCGATGA